From Caballeronia insecticola, a single genomic window includes:
- the dcd gene encoding dCTP deaminase: MSIKSDKWIRRMAEEHKMIEPFVRDQVRVAEDGRKIVSYGTSSYGYDIRVADEFKIFTNINSTIVDPKNFDEKSFVDFKGDVCIIPPNSFALARTVEYFRIPRSCLTVCLGKSTYARCGIIVNVTPFEPEWEGYVTLEFSNTTPLPAKIYANEGVAQVLFFESDEICETSYADRGGKYQGQHGVTLPKT; the protein is encoded by the coding sequence ATGAGCATCAAGTCCGACAAGTGGATTCGCCGCATGGCCGAAGAGCACAAAATGATCGAGCCGTTCGTGCGCGATCAGGTGCGCGTGGCCGAGGACGGCCGCAAGATCGTGAGCTACGGCACGTCGAGCTACGGCTACGACATTCGCGTCGCCGACGAATTCAAGATTTTCACGAATATCAATTCCACCATCGTCGATCCGAAAAATTTCGACGAGAAATCGTTCGTCGATTTCAAGGGCGATGTCTGCATCATTCCGCCGAATTCGTTCGCGCTCGCCCGCACGGTCGAGTATTTCCGCATTCCGCGCTCGTGCCTGACGGTGTGTCTCGGCAAATCGACGTACGCGCGCTGCGGGATTATCGTCAACGTGACGCCGTTCGAGCCGGAATGGGAAGGCTACGTGACGCTCGAATTCTCGAATACGACACCTTTGCCTGCCAAAATCTACGCGAACGAGGGCGTCGCGCAGGTTCTGTTCTTCGAAAGCGACGAAATCTGCGAGACATCGTACGCGGACCGCGGCGGGAAATATCAAGGGCAGCACGGCGTGACGCTGCCGAAGACTTGA
- a CDS encoding superoxide dismutase family protein has protein sequence MRNRFDGRALHALIATAACSVMLSGCGLLFQNHEKRADAVLQPAPGNATRGTVTLIERADGVQVSYSLTDMPPNSDHALTVHERGDCISINGPEANPVFALPAERRKPSARLEGELGNIHADATGSATGFMVATDVSLDGVRSVISRAMALHREALDPYASAPHNVGAALACGVIRR, from the coding sequence ATGAGAAACAGATTCGACGGAAGGGCGCTTCATGCCTTGATCGCGACGGCCGCCTGCAGCGTGATGCTGAGCGGCTGCGGCCTGCTCTTCCAGAATCACGAAAAACGCGCGGACGCGGTGCTGCAGCCCGCGCCCGGCAACGCCACGCGCGGCACGGTCACGCTCATCGAGCGCGCGGACGGCGTGCAGGTTTCCTACAGCCTCACCGACATGCCGCCGAACAGCGATCACGCGCTGACCGTGCACGAGCGCGGCGACTGCATTTCGATCAACGGTCCCGAAGCAAATCCCGTCTTCGCGCTGCCGGCCGAACGCCGTAAGCCGAGCGCGCGGCTGGAGGGCGAACTCGGCAATATCCACGCGGACGCCACCGGCTCGGCGACCGGTTTTATGGTCGCGACCGACGTCTCGCTCGACGGCGTGCGCTCGGTCATCTCGCGCGCCATGGCGCTGCACCGCGAGGCGCTCGATCCTTACGCGAGCGCGCCGCACAACGTGGGCGCGGCGCTCGCCTGCGGCGTGATCCGCCGCTAG